A single region of the Halorussus gelatinilyticus genome encodes:
- a CDS encoding DEAD/DEAH box helicase, which yields MSDQRAAGSAAFAQLGEQVRAALSERGFSTPTEPQRRAIPPLARGDHALVVAPTGTGKTETAMLPVLDAIARNQAENGPRFGISALYVTPLRALNRDMRQRLEWWGEQLDLRVDVRHGDTTDYQRQKQANDPPDVLVTTPETLQAMLTGSKLREALEDVHHVVVDEVHELASAKRGAQLTIGLERLRELAGDFQRIGLSATVGDPAEVGRFLTGADESADETCEIVEVDVGSKVEFEVREPEITDEDERLAGELVTDESVASHVRAILDVVDAHDSTLIFVNTRQTAEALGSRFKKLDANVGVHHGSLSKEARIDVEDRFKAGKLDALLCTSSMELGIDVGRIDHVVQYSSPREVARLLQRVGRAGHRSEQVSHGTIVTKHPDDTLEALAIARRAKRGDVEAAAIHDGSLDTVANQIVGLVMDFGELSAMRAYDIVTRAYPFRDLTKSEFKEVCRELKGNRLVWLDEENDQLEKSSKTWQYFYANLSMIPDEQKYTVEDIASGSQVGTLDERFVVNFAQPGEIFVQRGEMWRITEVDDDEETVKVSPIEDPGGEIPSWVGAEIPVPYDVAQEVGEMRAVAGPQFERGAPREGVAREFTNRYPTDRHTASEALSQLDRHAETEAPFPTADRIVVEHAANTVVVNACFGHKVNETLGRVLSSLVGQRTGSSVGLEVDPYRIELDVPAKVNGQEVAEVLHETDPSHVEAIIELSLKHSDTLKFKLSQVAAKFGALRTWEGGSRGPQISRLMAALEDTPMYDEAVREVFHDDLAVEAASDVLRRIRSEEIEVVTTGGRTPVGSGGRSSGRELLAPENADASVIQTVKDRIRDDEVILFCLHCEDWKRRKPVRRVRDRPACPECDSTRIAALNPWADEVVKAVRAPEKDDEQEKMTERAYKAANLVQSHGKQAVIALAARGVGPRNAARIIAKLREDEDEFYRDILEQERQYARTQSFWD from the coding sequence ATGAGCGACCAACGGGCCGCGGGTTCTGCGGCCTTCGCACAACTCGGCGAGCAGGTGCGGGCGGCGCTCTCCGAGCGCGGGTTCTCGACGCCGACCGAGCCACAGCGTCGGGCGATTCCACCGCTGGCGCGGGGCGACCACGCGCTGGTCGTCGCGCCGACCGGGACCGGCAAGACCGAGACCGCGATGCTGCCAGTCCTCGACGCCATCGCTCGGAATCAGGCCGAGAACGGTCCGCGGTTCGGCATCTCGGCGCTCTACGTGACGCCGCTTCGCGCCCTGAACCGGGACATGCGCCAGCGACTGGAGTGGTGGGGCGAGCAGTTGGACCTCCGGGTGGACGTGCGCCACGGCGACACCACCGACTACCAGCGCCAGAAGCAGGCCAACGACCCGCCCGACGTGCTAGTGACGACGCCCGAGACCCTGCAAGCGATGCTCACGGGGTCGAAGCTCCGGGAGGCGCTCGAAGACGTGCATCACGTCGTCGTGGACGAGGTCCACGAACTCGCCAGCGCGAAGCGCGGCGCGCAGTTGACGATTGGCCTAGAGCGACTGCGCGAGTTGGCCGGCGACTTCCAGCGAATCGGTCTCTCGGCGACGGTCGGCGACCCCGCGGAGGTCGGACGCTTCCTGACCGGAGCCGACGAGTCGGCGGACGAGACCTGCGAAATCGTGGAGGTGGACGTGGGGAGCAAGGTCGAGTTCGAGGTCCGAGAACCCGAGATTACCGACGAGGACGAGCGTCTCGCGGGCGAACTCGTCACCGACGAGTCAGTCGCTAGCCACGTCCGGGCGATTCTGGACGTCGTGGACGCCCACGACTCGACGCTGATATTCGTCAACACGCGCCAGACAGCCGAGGCGCTGGGTTCGCGGTTCAAGAAGTTGGACGCGAACGTCGGCGTCCACCACGGGTCGCTGTCGAAGGAGGCCCGCATCGACGTGGAGGACCGCTTCAAGGCCGGGAAACTGGACGCGTTGCTCTGCACCTCCTCGATGGAGTTGGGCATCGACGTGGGCCGCATCGACCACGTAGTCCAGTATTCGAGTCCCCGCGAGGTCGCACGCCTACTCCAGCGCGTCGGGCGCGCGGGCCACCGGAGCGAGCAGGTTTCCCACGGCACTATCGTCACCAAGCACCCCGACGACACCCTCGAAGCCCTCGCCATCGCGCGCCGGGCCAAGCGGGGCGACGTGGAGGCCGCCGCGATTCACGACGGGAGCCTCGACACCGTGGCCAACCAGATAGTGGGTCTGGTGATGGACTTCGGCGAACTGTCCGCGATGCGGGCCTACGACATCGTGACGCGGGCCTACCCCTTCCGGGACCTGACGAAGTCGGAGTTCAAAGAAGTCTGCCGCGAACTGAAGGGCAATCGGTTGGTCTGGCTCGACGAAGAAAACGACCAGTTGGAGAAGTCGAGCAAGACGTGGCAGTACTTCTACGCCAACCTCTCGATGATTCCCGACGAGCAGAAGTACACCGTCGAGGACATCGCGTCGGGGTCACAGGTCGGGACGCTCGACGAGCGGTTCGTCGTCAACTTTGCCCAACCCGGCGAAATCTTCGTCCAGCGCGGCGAGATGTGGCGGATTACCGAGGTGGACGACGACGAGGAGACGGTCAAGGTCTCGCCCATCGAGGACCCCGGCGGCGAGATTCCCTCGTGGGTCGGCGCGGAGATTCCGGTTCCCTACGACGTGGCCCAAGAGGTCGGCGAGATGCGCGCCGTCGCAGGGCCGCAGTTCGAGCGCGGGGCACCCCGCGAGGGCGTCGCCCGTGAGTTCACGAACCGCTACCCGACCGACCGACACACTGCGAGCGAGGCGCTCTCGCAACTCGACCGCCACGCCGAGACCGAGGCCCCGTTCCCGACCGCGGACCGAATCGTGGTCGAACACGCCGCCAACACCGTGGTCGTCAACGCGTGCTTCGGCCACAAGGTCAACGAGACGCTCGGGCGGGTCCTCTCGTCGCTGGTGGGCCAGCGAACCGGCTCCTCCGTGGGGCTGGAGGTGGACCCCTACCGCATCGAGTTGGACGTGCCCGCGAAGGTCAACGGACAGGAAGTCGCCGAGGTCCTGCACGAGACCGACCCCAGCCACGTCGAGGCCATCATCGAGTTGAGCCTCAAGCACTCGGACACCCTCAAGTTCAAGCTCTCGCAGGTCGCCGCGAAGTTCGGCGCGCTCCGGACGTGGGAGGGCGGTTCTCGCGGCCCGCAGATATCTCGACTCATGGCCGCGCTCGAAGACACGCCGATGTACGACGAGGCGGTCCGTGAGGTCTTCCACGACGACCTCGCGGTCGAGGCCGCCAGCGACGTCCTCCGGCGGATTCGGAGCGAGGAGATCGAGGTCGTGACCACGGGCGGACGGACCCCCGTCGGCTCGGGCGGGCGCTCGTCGGGCCGGGAACTGCTCGCGCCCGAGAACGCCGACGCCAGCGTCATCCAGACGGTCAAAGACCGCATCCGGGACGACGAAGTCATCCTGTTCTGCCTCCACTGCGAGGACTGGAAGCGCAGGAAACCGGTCCGGCGCGTCCGCGACCGACCGGCGTGTCCCGAGTGCGACTCGACCCGCATCGCCGCGCTCAACCCGTGGGCCGACGAGGTGGTCAAAGCGGTCCGCGCGCCGGAGAAGGACGACGAACAGGAGAAGATGACCGAGCGAGCGTACAAGGCCGCGAATCTCGTCCAGAGCCACGGCAAGCAGGCCGTGATAGCGCTCGCGGCCCGCGGGGTCGGTCCTCGCAACGCGGCGCGCATCATCGCCAAACTGCGCGAGGACGAAGACGAGTTCTACCGGGACATTCTGGAGCAGGAACGCCAGTACGCCCGAACGCAGTCGTTCTGGGACTGA
- a CDS encoding group I truncated hemoglobin — protein MSSGNTLYHRLGGEEQISSIVDEFYQRVLSDESVAHFFDDVDMAAQRAHQTQFLSAVAGGPVEYDGEEMREAHAGLGLESKHFRAIATHLDATLREFDVSDGARDEIMSEVAALEDDVLVR, from the coding sequence ATGTCTTCAGGAAATACCCTCTACCATCGGTTAGGCGGCGAAGAGCAGATTTCGAGCATCGTAGACGAGTTCTACCAGCGCGTGCTGTCCGACGAGTCGGTCGCGCACTTCTTCGACGACGTGGACATGGCGGCCCAACGCGCCCACCAGACGCAGTTCCTGAGCGCGGTCGCGGGCGGGCCGGTCGAGTACGACGGCGAGGAGATGCGCGAGGCCCATGCGGGACTGGGACTCGAAAGCAAACACTTCCGAGCCATCGCCACGCACCTCGACGCCACGCTCCGGGAGTTCGACGTGTCCGACGGCGCGAGAGACGAGATCATGTCGGAGGTCGCGGCGCTGGAAGACGACGTACTGGTCAGATAA
- a CDS encoding Single-stranded DNA binding protein, which translates to MSLDDHAEDLASDLGVDKEEVKADLENLVEYSVPVDEAKQSLRRKYGDGSSSSEPSQVDLADVSTEDSNVTVTAKVLTVGKRSIRYQGNEQTIHEGELADETGKISYTAWEDFGLSAGDTITAGNAGVREWEGDPELNLGESTNVAFEDDIDVPYPVGGDADLADLEPGDRGINLDVQVVEVETKTIDGRDGETEIKSGVLADESARLPFTDWEARPEVAEGATMRLEDVYVREFRGVPSVNLSEFTAVAPLDRELAISDTGTRMTVRDAVETGGAYDVEVVGSIVAVRDGSGLIERCPECGRVIQNGQCRSHGDVDGQDDLRVKAIVDDGTGTVTAVLDAERTEEVYGGDVEDAKAQARDAMDKEVVADSIRERVVGHEYRVRGNLSVDDYGANLEVTEFERSEDPPADRADALLAEVAE; encoded by the coding sequence ATGAGTTTGGACGACCATGCCGAGGACCTCGCCTCCGACCTCGGCGTCGACAAGGAGGAGGTCAAGGCGGACCTCGAAAATTTGGTGGAGTACAGCGTCCCGGTGGACGAAGCGAAACAGAGCCTCCGGCGGAAGTACGGCGACGGCAGTAGCTCGTCGGAACCCTCGCAGGTGGACCTCGCCGACGTCTCGACCGAAGACAGCAACGTCACCGTCACCGCGAAGGTGCTGACGGTCGGCAAGCGCTCGATTCGGTATCAGGGCAACGAGCAGACCATCCACGAGGGCGAACTCGCCGACGAGACCGGGAAGATATCCTACACGGCGTGGGAGGACTTCGGTCTCTCGGCGGGCGACACGATTACCGCGGGCAACGCCGGCGTCCGCGAGTGGGAGGGCGACCCCGAGCTGAACCTCGGCGAGAGTACGAACGTCGCCTTCGAGGACGACATCGACGTGCCCTACCCCGTCGGCGGCGACGCGGACCTCGCGGACCTCGAACCCGGCGACCGGGGCATCAACCTCGACGTGCAGGTGGTCGAGGTCGAGACCAAGACCATCGACGGCCGCGACGGCGAAACCGAAATCAAGAGCGGCGTCCTCGCCGACGAGAGCGCTCGGCTCCCGTTCACCGACTGGGAGGCCCGCCCCGAGGTCGCGGAAGGCGCGACGATGCGCCTCGAAGACGTGTACGTCCGGGAGTTCCGCGGCGTCCCGTCGGTCAACCTCTCGGAGTTCACCGCGGTCGCGCCCCTCGACCGCGAGTTGGCCATCAGCGACACCGGCACGCGGATGACGGTCCGCGACGCCGTCGAGACCGGCGGTGCCTACGACGTGGAGGTCGTCGGGAGCATCGTGGCGGTCCGCGACGGTTCGGGCCTCATCGAGCGGTGTCCCGAGTGCGGCCGGGTCATCCAGAACGGCCAGTGCCGGAGCCACGGCGACGTGGACGGGCAGGACGACCTGCGCGTGAAGGCCATCGTGGACGACGGCACGGGCACCGTCACGGCGGTCCTCGACGCCGAGCGCACCGAGGAGGTCTACGGCGGCGACGTGGAGGACGCCAAAGCGCAGGCCCGCGACGCGATGGACAAGGAGGTCGTCGCCGACAGCATCCGCGAACGCGTCGTCGGCCACGAGTACCGCGTCCGCGGGAACCTCTCGGTGGACGACTACGGCGCGAACCTCGAAGTGACCGAGTTCGAGCGCTCGGAGGACCCGCCCGCCGACCGCGCCGACGCGCTGCTCGCGGAGGTGGCGGAATGA
- a CDS encoding YihY/virulence factor BrkB family protein produces MATSRSSVKRVFDVARDRNVTFLAASVAYYAFVSLIPLALLVVVVGSALGGRAFADFVVQQVASSLSTSGERILQRALTSSSGRTSAGVVGFLTVGWSALKLFRGLDIAFSEAYGTERDLSLVEQVVDGAVTIGLVVVAVGLVAAVGYALRTPSVAANVPFEHLLGNLALVAGLVVAFLPLYYVMPPVEMTVREALPGAVVAGVGWVVLHALFQFYLARAGQYRVYGVIGAVLLFLTWLYLAGAIVLVGAVVNSVLGGRIQLSR; encoded by the coding sequence ATGGCTACGTCTCGAAGTAGCGTCAAGCGCGTCTTCGACGTCGCGCGCGACCGGAACGTCACGTTTCTGGCGGCGAGCGTCGCGTACTACGCGTTCGTCTCGCTGATTCCGCTCGCGCTGTTGGTGGTCGTCGTCGGGAGCGCTCTCGGCGGGCGGGCGTTCGCCGACTTCGTGGTCCAGCAGGTGGCGAGTTCGCTGTCCACCTCCGGCGAGCGCATCCTCCAGCGGGCGCTGACGAGTTCGTCCGGCCGGACGAGCGCCGGCGTCGTCGGGTTCCTGACGGTCGGATGGAGCGCGCTCAAACTGTTCCGCGGACTGGACATCGCGTTCTCGGAGGCGTACGGCACCGAGCGCGACCTCTCGCTGGTCGAGCAGGTGGTGGACGGTGCGGTCACTATCGGACTCGTCGTCGTCGCGGTCGGTCTCGTGGCCGCGGTCGGCTACGCGCTGCGGACGCCCTCGGTCGCCGCGAACGTCCCGTTCGAGCATCTCCTCGGGAATCTCGCGCTGGTCGCGGGGCTGGTCGTCGCGTTCCTGCCGCTGTACTACGTCATGCCGCCCGTCGAGATGACCGTCCGGGAGGCGCTCCCCGGCGCGGTCGTCGCGGGAGTCGGGTGGGTCGTCCTCCACGCGCTCTTCCAGTTCTACCTCGCGCGCGCCGGCCAGTATCGCGTCTACGGCGTCATCGGCGCGGTGTTGCTCTTCCTGACGTGGCTCTATCTGGCGGGCGCAATCGTCCTCGTCGGCGCGGTGGTGAACTCGGTGCTCGGCGGGCGCATCCAGTTGTCGCGGTAG
- a CDS encoding DUF7545 family protein, producing the protein MTDTEVETVTYTIESPDGDSEELTLPTRVVDLLREDDSETDTAVLGDLTMLSFAQQAHALVHHAPEEPDEEVLANEEKTMELFEERFGQTFGEMTGHSH; encoded by the coding sequence ATGACGGACACCGAAGTCGAGACGGTGACGTACACCATCGAATCGCCGGACGGCGACTCCGAGGAACTGACGCTCCCGACGCGCGTCGTAGATCTCCTCCGCGAGGACGACTCCGAGACCGACACCGCGGTGCTGGGCGACCTGACGATGCTCTCGTTCGCACAGCAGGCCCACGCGCTCGTCCACCACGCGCCCGAAGAACCCGACGAGGAGGTCCTCGCCAACGAGGAGAAGACGATGGAACTGTTCGAGGAGCGCTTCGGCCAGACGTTCGGCGAGATGACCGGCCACTCCCACTGA
- a CDS encoding 2,5-diamino-6-(ribosylamino)-4(3H)-pyrimidinone 5'-phosphate reductase, with product MRVVVNAATSADGKLSSKRREQIAISGPDDFDRVDALRAGSDAVMVGVGTVLADDPHLTLDDPDRQVARRERDVTAHPARVVADSRARTPTDARILDDEATTYVFVAEAAPTERIESLEAAGARLVTAGEERVDLSSALSSLEREGVEQLMVEGGGELIFSLFDSGLVDELRLFVGSKLIGGRDAPTLADGEGFVADFPELELEDVERVDDGVLLRYAVE from the coding sequence ATGCGCGTGGTCGTCAACGCCGCGACGAGCGCCGACGGGAAACTCTCCTCGAAGCGCCGCGAGCAGATAGCCATCAGCGGTCCCGACGACTTCGACCGGGTGGACGCCCTCCGGGCCGGGAGCGACGCGGTGATGGTCGGCGTCGGGACGGTGCTGGCCGACGACCCGCACCTGACGCTGGACGACCCCGACCGACAGGTCGCCCGGCGCGAGCGTGACGTGACCGCCCACCCGGCGCGCGTCGTCGCCGACTCCCGAGCGCGGACACCGACCGACGCCCGAATTCTGGACGACGAGGCGACGACCTACGTCTTCGTCGCCGAGGCCGCGCCGACCGAGCGAATCGAGTCGCTGGAGGCCGCGGGCGCGCGACTCGTCACCGCCGGCGAGGAGCGCGTGGACCTGTCGAGCGCGCTCTCGTCGCTGGAGCGGGAGGGCGTCGAGCAACTGATGGTCGAGGGTGGCGGCGAACTCATCTTCTCGCTGTTCGACTCCGGACTCGTGGACGAACTCCGACTGTTCGTCGGGTCGAAACTCATCGGCGGCCGCGACGCCCCCACGCTGGCCGACGGCGAGGGGTTCGTCGCGGACTTCCCGGAGTTGGAACTGGAGGACGTAGAGCGCGTGGACGACGGCGTCCTCCTCCGGTACGCCGTCGAATAG
- a CDS encoding TetR/AcrR family transcriptional regulator, with amino-acid sequence MDAETAEQMMEATYRALREHGYADLTMQRIADESSVSKATFHYHFDTKEELLKAFLDHLVEQFEGRLASEAGDPRERLDAFLDAIFAPAEDVSPIPLMELKSQAPYHEAYRERFVEMDERLREVVAEAVRDGIESGQFDDANPEAVARFVVTAINGAHVREVALGETPSETRRMVERYLERELGHTTGVVA; translated from the coding sequence ATGGACGCAGAGACAGCCGAGCAGATGATGGAGGCGACGTACCGTGCCCTCCGCGAACACGGCTACGCCGACCTGACCATGCAGCGAATCGCGGACGAATCGTCGGTATCGAAGGCGACTTTTCACTACCACTTCGACACGAAAGAGGAGTTGCTGAAGGCGTTTCTCGACCACCTCGTCGAGCAGTTCGAGGGGCGACTCGCCAGCGAGGCCGGCGACCCGCGCGAGCGACTCGACGCGTTTCTCGACGCCATCTTCGCGCCCGCCGAGGACGTCTCTCCCATCCCGCTGATGGAACTCAAGTCGCAGGCCCCCTACCACGAGGCCTACCGCGAGCGCTTCGTGGAGATGGACGAACGACTGCGCGAGGTCGTCGCCGAGGCCGTCCGCGACGGCATCGAGTCGGGCCAGTTCGACGACGCGAACCCGGAGGCGGTCGCCCGGTTCGTCGTCACCGCGATAAACGGCGCGCACGTCCGGGAGGTCGCGCTCGGTGAGACCCCCAGCGAGACCCGGCGGATGGTCGAGCGGTACCTCGAACGAGAACTGGGTCACACGACGGGGGTGGTGGCGTGA
- a CDS encoding class I SAM-dependent methyltransferase → MEETNQSEPSTDGSAGTDGVFTTDDAVELYTERVRNPTLFPQERKIVERYFADTEGSVLDVGCGVGRVSSLLHDRGFDVTGIDVSEPLVEKARSLFPDVEFRVGDVRDTDFEPASFDYAVFSYYGLDYLLPKSERVAALRELYRVLKPSGIVAFSSHNNWSPLVPLSSRDLRRAIGDVGDFYKKPKNHARLFSRYKFETVPLGELEVYLSNPLHQWLQLRKCGFTLLDVVGEREGVGRFFERDTHYVAKK, encoded by the coding sequence GTGGAAGAGACCAACCAATCGGAGCCGAGTACCGACGGGAGCGCGGGGACCGACGGCGTGTTCACGACCGACGACGCCGTCGAACTCTACACCGAGCGAGTTCGGAATCCGACGCTGTTCCCCCAAGAGCGAAAGATAGTCGAGCGGTACTTCGCCGACACGGAGGGGTCCGTGCTGGACGTGGGCTGTGGCGTCGGCCGCGTCTCGTCGCTGCTCCACGACCGGGGCTTCGACGTGACCGGCATCGACGTGAGCGAACCGCTGGTCGAGAAGGCCCGGTCGCTGTTCCCGGACGTGGAGTTTCGCGTCGGCGACGTGCGGGACACCGACTTCGAGCCGGCGTCGTTCGACTACGCGGTCTTCTCCTACTACGGTCTCGACTACCTCCTGCCGAAATCCGAGCGCGTGGCCGCGCTTCGGGAACTCTACCGGGTGCTGAAGCCGTCGGGCATCGTCGCGTTCTCGTCGCACAACAACTGGTCGCCGCTGGTGCCGCTATCGTCCCGCGACCTCCGGCGCGCTATCGGCGATGTGGGCGACTTCTACAAGAAGCCAAAGAATCACGCCCGCCTGTTCTCCAGATACAAGTTCGAGACGGTGCCGCTGGGCGAACTGGAGGTCTACCTGTCGAACCCGCTCCACCAGTGGCTCCAACTCCGGAAGTGCGGGTTCACGCTCCTCGACGTGGTCGGGGAGCGGGAGGGTGTCGGGCGGTTCTTCGAGCGCGACACCCATTACGTCGCCAAGAAGTAG
- a CDS encoding arylsulfotransferase family protein: MRRYRVLFALVVLVCASTLGYSYVSSPASAAVATYERQAELPADERTQVVPATGNVTVVAGHGMKGESAALVAFGPEGRVAYYNDTFHGYFDVDPVKGTETTVEYVAERNYEGDACKGSCTLSVVERLNLTTGEIERIYSRVIPADRGANWHDVDRLGENRLLVGAINTDEMYVVNTTTGMTTWEWSTKQAYPISGGGPYPADWAHLNDVERLPDGRYMTSLRNQDAVAFVDPQTGVQENWTLGSDGAHDVLYEQHNPDYIPESEGGPAVVVADSLNDRIVEYQREDGSWNRTWVWTDAEMKWPRDADRLPNGNTLVADTNAHRVLEVNETGAVVWSAEFYAPYELERLGTGDESAGGPSAAAADLDSRGTESADMDENTTSVAGYTPRKVTNSISFVLPVWMGLSDAAVAVLLALTVLAWAVLEYRHVSFSLSFRWPVRRE, encoded by the coding sequence GTGCGCCGTTACCGTGTCCTCTTCGCACTCGTCGTCCTCGTCTGTGCCAGCACGCTCGGGTACAGTTACGTCTCCTCGCCAGCCAGCGCCGCGGTGGCGACCTACGAGCGACAGGCCGAACTCCCGGCCGACGAGCGGACGCAAGTCGTCCCCGCCACCGGGAACGTCACCGTCGTCGCCGGCCACGGCATGAAAGGCGAATCGGCCGCGCTCGTGGCGTTCGGTCCCGAGGGGAGGGTCGCGTACTACAACGACACGTTCCACGGCTACTTCGACGTGGACCCCGTGAAGGGGACCGAGACGACCGTCGAGTACGTCGCCGAGCGCAACTACGAGGGCGACGCCTGCAAGGGGTCGTGTACCCTCTCGGTGGTCGAGCGACTCAACCTCACGACCGGCGAGATAGAGCGCATCTACTCGCGGGTCATCCCGGCCGACCGGGGAGCCAACTGGCACGACGTGGACCGACTCGGCGAGAACCGACTGCTGGTCGGGGCTATCAACACCGACGAGATGTACGTCGTCAACACGACCACCGGGATGACGACGTGGGAGTGGTCTACCAAACAGGCCTACCCCATCTCCGGCGGCGGACCGTACCCTGCCGACTGGGCGCATCTCAACGACGTGGAGCGACTCCCCGACGGTCGGTACATGACCAGCCTCCGGAATCAGGACGCGGTGGCCTTCGTGGACCCGCAGACCGGCGTGCAGGAGAACTGGACGCTCGGCTCCGACGGTGCCCACGACGTCCTCTACGAACAGCACAACCCCGACTACATTCCCGAATCCGAGGGCGGCCCGGCGGTCGTCGTCGCCGACTCGCTCAACGACCGCATCGTGGAGTACCAGCGCGAGGACGGGAGTTGGAATCGGACGTGGGTCTGGACCGACGCCGAGATGAAGTGGCCCCGCGACGCCGACCGCCTGCCGAACGGCAACACCCTCGTCGCGGACACCAACGCCCACCGCGTGCTGGAAGTGAACGAGACCGGCGCGGTGGTCTGGAGCGCGGAGTTCTACGCGCCCTACGAACTCGAACGCCTCGGCACGGGCGACGAGAGTGCGGGCGGACCGAGCGCCGCCGCCGCGGACCTCGACTCCCGCGGCACCGAATCGGCCGACATGGACGAGAACACGACCTCCGTCGCGGGGTACACGCCCCGGAAGGTCACCAACAGCATCTCGTTCGTCCTCCCGGTCTGGATGGGCCTGAGCGACGCCGCGGTCGCGGTCCTGCTCGCGCTGACGGTGCTCGCGTGGGCGGTTCTGGAGTACCGGCACGTCTCGTTCTCGCTGTCGTTCCGGTGGCCGGTCCGCCGGGAGTGA
- a CDS encoding metallophosphoesterase, producing MSLVEPVPGEPAAVADLDTGVGHRPERALVVADFHAGIEQALRADGVSLDSRASERRERLLSLVSQTDADRVVFLGDLMHAIGDPGGAERGEIEVLLERLADRGVAATLVKGNHDGAIESWADLDVTDGAGTRLGDVGFAHGHTWPAPEVLDSEVVCVGHEHPAVRLEDEVGGSRVERVWLRGSLAPDAFADRDGAVRPGAELVVFPAFNRLVGKTWVNVPGQEFLAPFLPAGLGDGQAYLLDGTRLGPYRDV from the coding sequence ATGAGCCTCGTGGAGCCGGTTCCGGGCGAACCGGCCGCGGTCGCCGACCTCGACACCGGCGTCGGCCACCGCCCGGAGCGCGCGCTGGTGGTCGCCGACTTCCACGCCGGCATCGAGCAGGCGCTCCGGGCCGACGGCGTCTCGCTCGACAGCCGCGCCAGCGAGCGCCGCGAACGCCTCCTCTCGCTCGTCTCGCAGACCGACGCCGACCGCGTCGTCTTTCTGGGCGACCTGATGCACGCCATCGGCGACCCCGGCGGAGCCGAGCGCGGCGAAATCGAGGTCCTGCTGGAGCGACTCGCCGACCGCGGCGTCGCCGCGACGCTCGTCAAGGGCAACCACGACGGCGCGATAGAGTCGTGGGCCGACCTCGACGTGACCGACGGCGCGGGGACCCGACTCGGCGACGTGGGGTTCGCGCACGGTCACACGTGGCCCGCGCCCGAGGTGCTGGACAGCGAAGTCGTCTGCGTCGGCCACGAACACCCCGCGGTGCGACTGGAGGACGAAGTCGGCGGGAGCCGCGTCGAGCGCGTCTGGCTCCGGGGGTCGCTCGCCCCGGACGCCTTCGCCGACCGCGACGGGGCGGTCCGGCCCGGCGCGGAACTGGTCGTCTTCCCGGCGTTCAACCGACTCGTGGGCAAGACGTGGGTCAACGTCCCCGGACAGGAGTTTCTGGCCCCGTTCCTGCCCGCGGGACTCGGCGACGGACAGGCGTACCTCCTCGACGGGACGCGACTCGGGCCGTACCGCGACGTGTGA
- a CDS encoding HalOD1 output domain-containing protein encodes MSEESPELASETLRSAPSVEARRRLIENDESASEAVLAAVANAEATEVNALPPLGDELDVEGLDALVDAETTPSAGGLVFTRTEELNADIEVSFRYAGYDVTVSENYVLLE; translated from the coding sequence ATGTCAGAGGAGTCTCCCGAATTAGCTTCCGAGACACTCCGGTCGGCACCGTCGGTCGAGGCGCGCCGCCGCCTCATCGAGAACGACGAGTCCGCGAGCGAGGCGGTCCTTGCGGCAGTGGCGAACGCCGAGGCGACCGAGGTGAACGCGCTCCCGCCGCTCGGCGACGAGTTAGACGTGGAGGGTCTCGACGCGCTCGTGGACGCCGAAACGACCCCGTCCGCGGGCGGTCTCGTCTTTACGCGCACCGAGGAGTTGAACGCGGACATCGAAGTTTCGTTTCGCTACGCGGGCTACGACGTGACGGTATCGGAGAACTACGTCCTCCTCGAATAG